A part of Magnetospirillum sp. genomic DNA contains:
- a CDS encoding sugar phosphate isomerase/epimerase produces the protein MRSNPIGVISMFYARPFGREHFDCFARAARAGMQFVELLVPEPGELDAHETKAAAAANGLEILFAARVNLQRDLASQDPAMRAAGLAYLESCVATAVAFGAKIVGGPLYGAPLVFAGRAPAPVEETLRRTRVDQVTEALAKAAARAADNGVVLALEPLNRFETDFANTTEHALAIVDAVGSPALGAMLDTFHMNMEDRDIAAAIRKAGSRMVHFQANEHHRGFLGDGHIDWPSVARALVAVGYRGPITLEPFRRDDVPVGTCVAQWRAPSRNEDAELAASAAYFRAALDAAGRAK, from the coding sequence ATGAGATCCAACCCTATCGGCGTTATTTCGATGTTCTATGCACGGCCCTTCGGCCGAGAGCATTTCGACTGCTTCGCACGTGCTGCCCGCGCAGGCATGCAGTTTGTCGAATTGCTGGTGCCGGAGCCGGGCGAACTCGATGCGCACGAGACGAAGGCTGCCGCTGCCGCAAACGGCCTCGAGATCCTGTTCGCAGCCCGCGTCAATTTGCAGCGCGACCTTGCAAGCCAGGACCCGGCCATGCGCGCCGCGGGTCTGGCCTATCTTGAAAGCTGCGTTGCGACGGCCGTTGCGTTCGGCGCCAAGATCGTCGGCGGTCCGCTTTACGGCGCCCCGCTCGTGTTCGCGGGGCGTGCACCCGCACCGGTCGAAGAAACGCTGCGCCGGACTCGCGTCGATCAGGTGACCGAAGCTCTTGCAAAAGCAGCAGCGCGCGCTGCCGACAATGGCGTCGTTCTCGCGCTCGAACCGCTCAACCGATTCGAAACGGACTTCGCCAATACGACCGAGCATGCGCTTGCGATCGTCGATGCAGTCGGGTCGCCTGCTTTGGGCGCCATGCTCGACACGTTTCACATGAATATGGAAGATCGCGACATCGCGGCTGCGATCCGTAAAGCCGGATCGCGCATGGTCCATTTCCAGGCAAACGAGCACCATCGGGGTTTTCTGGGCGACGGGCATATCGATTGGCCGTCGGTTGCGCGGGCGTTGGTTGCCGTCGGCTATCGCGGCCCGATTACGTTGGAACCGTTCCGACGAGACGACGTGCCGGTTGGAACTTGCGTCGCGCAGTGGCGTGCGCCTTCGCGTAACGAGGACGCAGAACTTGCCGCGAGTGCGGCGTATTTTCGCGCAGCTCTCGACGCCGCCGGGAGGGCAAAATGA
- a CDS encoding carbohydrate ABC transporter permease yields the protein MIERRSRLRRFLEIELPALLLVVVALAPYVWMAITSVKPDSDIARFPVVYWPEAPTLGHYADLLARTSFPKNLLDSLIVATCASLLGLGLSVPAAYAFSRFGFVGRRFLMTQFLTINMFPIVLMIIPLFVAMRALGLLDTVLGVVLGHATFAIPFAIWMLTSYLNGIPKELDEAAMVDGATRLQTITRILLPLAAPGIASTGIYVFVASWNEYLFAMMLSGQNVRTVTVALQLFIGEYTIQWGLLTAGGTLVALPVTILFLFVQRHLVGGLTAGAVKS from the coding sequence ATGATCGAACGCCGATCGCGTCTGCGCCGCTTTCTCGAGATCGAATTGCCGGCGTTGCTTCTGGTCGTCGTGGCCTTGGCCCCCTATGTTTGGATGGCCATTACCTCGGTCAAACCCGACAGCGACATTGCGCGCTTTCCCGTGGTCTATTGGCCCGAGGCGCCGACTTTGGGTCACTATGCTGATCTGCTCGCGCGCACAAGCTTCCCCAAGAATCTGCTCGACTCCTTGATCGTGGCGACGTGTGCAAGTTTGCTTGGCCTTGGCCTTAGCGTACCGGCAGCCTATGCGTTTTCGCGCTTCGGATTCGTCGGCCGCCGCTTTCTGATGACGCAGTTTCTGACCATCAACATGTTTCCGATCGTGTTGATGATCATCCCCTTGTTCGTGGCGATGCGGGCCTTGGGACTTCTTGATACGGTGTTGGGCGTTGTGCTCGGCCACGCGACCTTCGCGATCCCGTTTGCGATCTGGATGCTCACGAGCTATCTCAACGGGATACCCAAAGAGCTCGACGAAGCGGCGATGGTGGACGGGGCCACGCGCCTGCAGACGATCACGCGCATCCTGCTGCCGTTGGCCGCACCTGGCATCGCCTCGACCGGGATCTATGTCTTCGTCGCATCCTGGAACGAGTATCTCTTTGCGATGATGCTGTCCGGCCAGAATGTCCGCACCGTCACTGTCGCCTTGCAGCTTTTCATCGGCGAATACACGATTCAATGGGGCCTGTTGACGGCCGGCGGCACGCTTGTCGCATTGCCGGTGACCATCTTGTTTCTCTTTGTCCAACGCCATTTGGTCGGTGGACTGACTGCCGGAGCTGTAAAATCATGA